The following proteins come from a genomic window of Candidatus Saccharibacteria bacterium oral taxon 488:
- the lysS gene encoding lysine--tRNA ligase produces the protein MKWLDDIVDQFRNMDKEVLVSSGASPSGVYHVGHLREIVIADAVVRALKQAGIRARHVHVSDNLDAFRKVPVNLPANYEQYLGMPLCTVPSPDDQYDSWGDFCLKPFLDSANKIGITMDVVYASDKYRSGFFVPAIERSLSRIDKAKSAIQEVSGRQLDDQWSPIQIMEHGRLKNRRFISMDSDAKTITYRSHDDSEHTVRYDDGQVKLDWRLDWPGRWWLLGVDVEPFGRDHATKGGSYDTGKRIAREVYDIDAPVPVPYEFINRTGDTKKMSASKGTGVNAHDVVDMLPPEVVRYFILRYSPAKRLYFDETDSLVRLVDDFAAMRQHPQNELDERLLFLCTDGLNQPAVSSVPFSHLVISYQAALCDTAKTVEILRRSAEYADIVDEEEMVIITELDYVSRWLDQWAPESLKFRLADKVNPDEFSAEEKEYLRQLADDIAEAPAEADGNWFHQAIYIYKESGLLPPRELFTTIYRVLIGKDSGPRAGWFLSILPRDWLVERLRLVK, from the coding sequence ATGAAGTGGCTTGATGATATTGTCGATCAGTTTCGAAATATGGATAAAGAGGTGCTCGTTTCCTCAGGTGCATCGCCATCGGGCGTGTATCATGTGGGGCATTTGCGCGAAATCGTTATCGCTGACGCCGTAGTGCGGGCGCTGAAGCAAGCAGGCATTCGGGCGCGCCATGTTCACGTCTCGGATAATTTAGATGCTTTTCGCAAAGTGCCAGTTAATCTGCCAGCTAACTACGAACAGTACTTGGGTATGCCGCTCTGTACGGTACCATCACCAGATGATCAATATGATTCGTGGGGAGATTTTTGCCTGAAGCCATTTCTTGATAGTGCTAATAAAATTGGCATCACCATGGACGTAGTCTATGCCAGCGATAAATATCGCAGCGGGTTTTTTGTGCCGGCCATCGAGCGCTCGCTGAGCCGCATTGACAAAGCTAAGTCGGCCATCCAGGAGGTATCGGGTCGGCAGCTGGATGATCAGTGGTCGCCAATTCAGATCATGGAGCATGGTCGGCTAAAAAATCGCCGATTCATCAGCATGGATAGCGATGCTAAAACGATCACCTATCGTAGTCATGATGACTCGGAGCACACAGTTCGGTATGACGACGGGCAAGTAAAGTTGGATTGGCGGCTGGACTGGCCGGGGCGGTGGTGGCTACTCGGCGTTGATGTTGAGCCGTTTGGCCGTGATCATGCGACGAAGGGCGGCTCGTACGATACTGGTAAGCGGATTGCTCGTGAAGTTTATGATATTGATGCGCCAGTACCAGTGCCATATGAATTTATTAATCGCACTGGTGATACGAAAAAGATGAGCGCCAGCAAGGGTACTGGCGTGAACGCACACGACGTTGTTGATATGCTGCCACCTGAGGTAGTGCGCTACTTTATCCTTCGATATTCGCCAGCCAAGCGGTTGTATTTTGACGAGACCGATAGTCTAGTGCGGTTGGTTGACGACTTTGCAGCGATGAGGCAGCATCCGCAAAATGAACTTGATGAACGGTTGCTATTCTTGTGTACTGATGGGTTGAACCAGCCAGCGGTTAGTTCAGTTCCATTTTCGCATCTAGTTATTTCATATCAAGCGGCTCTGTGCGACACAGCAAAAACGGTGGAGATTTTGCGGCGTAGTGCGGAATATGCGGACATTGTTGATGAGGAAGAGATGGTGATTATCACCGAGCTAGACTACGTCAGTCGGTGGCTGGATCAGTGGGCACCTGAATCGCTGAAATTTCGCCTCGCAGACAAGGTAAATCCAGATGAGTTTTCAGCAGAAGAAAAAGAATACCTGCGGCAACTAGCTGACGATATTGCCGAGGCGCCAGCCGAAGCTGACGGCAATTGGTTCCATCAAGCGATTTACATCTACAAAGAAAGCGGTTTGCTGCCGCCGCGGGAACTATTCACCACCATCTATCGCGTATTAATCGGCAAAGATTCCGGCCCGCGCGCTGGCTGGTTCTTGTCGATCTTGCCAAGAGACTGGCTGGTTGAGCGGCTGCGGCTGGTCAAGTAA
- a CDS encoding nucleotide pyrophosphohydrolase → MTFEEVQKLVMSHVCARQWDKTKDSRGLAISLSLEANELLEYFQWNDTHIGTKEDMASELADIIIYAIQFADRFDVNISEAVAAKIAKLDEKYPVEIFEIKDKAEQNRRLLEAKKNYKKDTTL, encoded by the coding sequence ATGACATTTGAAGAAGTACAAAAGTTAGTAATGAGTCACGTCTGTGCTCGTCAGTGGGATAAGACGAAGGATTCACGTGGTTTAGCAATTTCGTTATCGTTGGAGGCCAATGAGTTGCTTGAATATTTTCAATGGAACGACACGCATATTGGCACAAAAGAAGATATGGCAAGCGAGCTGGCTGACATCATTATCTATGCGATTCAATTTGCCGACCGATTTGATGTCAATATTTCCGAAGCGGTTGCTGCAAAAATTGCTAAACTAGATGAAAAGTATCCAGTTGAAATTTTTGAGATCAAAGACAAAGCCGAACAAAATCGCCGCTTGCTAGAGGCTAAGAAAAATTATAAAAAGGATACGACGCTGTAA
- a CDS encoding ABC transporter permease has protein sequence MKKYWTGVFGQVRAQQKRFVRDKMSLFFTFLFPLIFLLVFGSIFNNQSTSFDIAIINNSQTEFAKNFVKGAKENAKDSILKIKDVKDMDEAREKMKRSELNGIIELPSDFGEVKGEGRDARPTGTINVLYAKGSEQTGSALTAVMNQIANEINKHLGQPEAPLKAAGKAVGDERLKPFDYTFTGLLAFSLMSMGIFGLANQMPAEKQRGSYRRLRAAPFTSGQLIISMAIHYTIISLLSLTMMVVVGMLMFQFNMRGDWGLFVLMAVLAAFMMVGLGLLIGGWAKNENQSAPLSNLLSFPMMFLSGAFFPLYMFPEWLRGAAQFIPMTPITDGFRLIMTEHASFIEALPQIGAVAAWTLVIYIAAIKLFRWE, from the coding sequence ATGAAAAAATATTGGACTGGTGTATTCGGGCAAGTACGCGCCCAGCAAAAACGTTTCGTCCGCGATAAAATGTCGCTGTTCTTTACCTTCCTGTTTCCGCTCATCTTCTTGTTGGTATTCGGTTCGATTTTTAATAATCAATCGACCAGCTTTGACATTGCGATTATCAATAATTCGCAGACAGAATTTGCTAAAAACTTTGTCAAAGGTGCTAAAGAAAACGCCAAAGACTCGATTCTTAAAATCAAAGATGTCAAGGATATGGATGAGGCCCGTGAGAAGATGAAGCGTTCGGAACTGAACGGTATCATTGAACTGCCGAGCGATTTTGGCGAAGTGAAGGGTGAGGGCAGAGATGCTCGCCCGACTGGCACAATCAACGTTCTGTACGCCAAAGGTTCCGAGCAAACTGGTAGCGCCTTAACGGCGGTGATGAATCAGATTGCCAATGAAATAAATAAGCATTTGGGCCAGCCAGAGGCACCGCTCAAGGCTGCGGGCAAAGCGGTCGGCGACGAGCGGTTGAAGCCATTTGACTATACATTCACTGGACTGTTGGCATTTAGTTTAATGAGTATGGGCATCTTTGGTCTAGCCAACCAGATGCCGGCCGAAAAGCAGCGTGGCTCCTACCGCCGACTGCGTGCGGCGCCGTTTACCTCGGGTCAGCTGATTATTTCTATGGCGATTCACTACACGATTATTTCGCTGCTTAGCCTAACTATGATGGTTGTCGTTGGCATGTTGATGTTCCAATTTAATATGCGCGGCGATTGGGGGCTCTTTGTCCTTATGGCGGTGCTGGCGGCCTTTATGATGGTAGGCTTGGGCCTGTTGATCGGCGGCTGGGCAAAGAACGAAAATCAGTCCGCACCGCTGAGCAACTTACTGTCTTTCCCGATGATGTTCTTGTCTGGTGCATTCTTCCCGCTGTACATGTTCCCAGAGTGGTTACGCGGTGCCGCCCAGTTTATCCCGATGACGCCGATTACTGATGGTTTCCGTTTGATCATGACTGAGCATGCCAGCTTCATCGAGGCCCTGCCGCAAATCGGTGCTGTCGCCGCCTGGACTCTCGTTATTTACATCGCCGCGATCAAGCTGTTTCGGTGGGAATGA
- a CDS encoding CBS domain-containing protein produces the protein MNSMSDILLGILYAVILVLLLIVMGVHPQASSHSKFELQRRARRGDQDAQHLLKRHALMRDIFSLQRVIAAVLLVTLSVIGVELFHWLLGIIISLVIALEIGAVARISLWQQYSQRLYERYEGRILALIEKFPTLFAMIRSVAPMPNDGYDIESKEELVTMVEQAGEALSRDEKKMVIGVLSFDTVPVKEVMTPRSVIDTVDQDEVLGPLVLDALHKTGHSRFPVTKGDIDHIVGMLYIQDLLTINRSSTSKRARTVMEKKVYYIREDQTLQHALAAFLRVRHHLFIVVNEFRETVGIVSLEDVLERILGHKIVDEFDAHEDLRRVAQRNPRHNNRTKHVRDVA, from the coding sequence ATGAACAGCATGAGCGATATTTTGCTAGGAATCCTGTATGCCGTAATCCTCGTGCTGCTGCTCATCGTGATGGGTGTCCATCCGCAGGCCTCGTCACACAGTAAGTTTGAGCTGCAGCGGCGAGCGCGCCGTGGTGATCAGGATGCGCAGCATTTGTTGAAGCGACATGCGCTGATGCGGGATATTTTTTCGCTGCAGCGGGTGATCGCAGCGGTGCTGCTGGTGACGCTCAGTGTCATCGGTGTGGAGTTGTTTCATTGGCTACTGGGTATTATTATCTCGCTAGTGATCGCATTGGAGATAGGAGCAGTGGCGCGGATTTCATTATGGCAGCAATATTCCCAGCGGCTCTACGAGCGGTATGAGGGGCGAATTTTGGCGCTGATCGAGAAATTTCCGACGTTGTTTGCAATGATTCGCTCGGTGGCGCCGATGCCCAATGACGGCTATGATATTGAGTCAAAAGAAGAGCTCGTCACTATGGTCGAGCAGGCGGGCGAGGCGCTCAGTCGGGACGAGAAAAAGATGGTCATCGGTGTATTGTCGTTTGATACGGTGCCAGTCAAGGAAGTGATGACGCCGCGTAGCGTGATTGATACGGTGGATCAGGACGAGGTATTGGGGCCACTGGTGCTGGACGCGCTGCACAAGACCGGGCATAGCCGCTTTCCGGTGACCAAGGGCGATATTGATCATATAGTGGGGATGCTATATATTCAGGATTTATTGACAATTAACCGTTCGTCGACGAGCAAGCGGGCACGAACCGTCATGGAGAAAAAGGTGTATTACATCCGCGAGGATCAGACATTGCAACACGCGCTGGCGGCGTTTCTGCGAGTGCGGCATCACTTGTTCATCGTGGTGAATGAGTTTCGCGAGACGGTTGGTATCGTCAGCCTGGAGGACGTGCTTGAGCGGATACTGGGACATAAGATTGTTGATGAGTTTGATGCGCACGAGGATCTGCGGCGGGTGGCGCAACGTAATCCACGCCATAACAATCGGACAAAACATGTCCGTGACGTCGCATAA
- a CDS encoding PH domain-containing protein, whose amino-acid sequence MNPNQTNPEPDYTQPVAYDSDGRPLYHHPPADVTPPPVTTAPPIEPQPTSHVTIQPEMIEGQNFNPQIRAQYANEPNVVHAARPIEPTVPAVSPETKARHDQSVRDYPQLNLSEGEYVILDIKRHPIGMVIPTAITLLLVVVLLVFAASFSSLTANIPLFPAVNPGAVLGIALLLVALVVLGGAITLWVYLQNHFFMTNESVIQEIQQSLFVRHEQTVSLGSIEDASFFQAGIAQTIFNYGTIRLSTEGEETTYIFHYVANPKHQVAILNNAIEAFKNGRPVCYD is encoded by the coding sequence ATGAATCCGAACCAGACTAACCCCGAGCCTGATTATACCCAGCCGGTTGCGTATGATTCTGACGGTCGGCCGCTGTATCATCATCCGCCGGCTGACGTGACACCGCCACCGGTGACGACTGCACCGCCAATCGAGCCACAGCCAACCTCGCACGTCACCATCCAGCCAGAGATGATCGAGGGGCAGAATTTCAATCCACAGATTCGTGCCCAATACGCTAACGAACCAAATGTTGTTCATGCTGCGCGGCCGATTGAGCCGACCGTTCCCGCAGTCAGCCCAGAGACCAAGGCGCGTCACGACCAGTCCGTTCGTGATTATCCGCAGCTCAATCTCAGTGAGGGCGAGTATGTCATCCTCGACATCAAGCGTCACCCGATTGGTATGGTTATTCCTACAGCCATCACCCTCCTGTTGGTCGTGGTGTTGCTGGTATTTGCGGCCTCATTCTCGTCGCTAACCGCTAATATTCCGCTGTTTCCGGCGGTGAATCCGGGGGCAGTGCTGGGTATCGCGCTACTGCTCGTTGCCTTGGTGGTGCTGGGCGGCGCGATCACTCTGTGGGTGTATCTACAGAATCACTTTTTCATGACTAATGAAAGCGTCATCCAGGAAATCCAACAGAGCCTCTTCGTTCGGCACGAGCAGACAGTGAGCCTCGGTAGCATTGAGGACGCCAGCTTTTTCCAGGCCGGCATCGCCCAGACGATCTTTAACTACGGCACCATTCGCCTCAGTACTGAGGGTGAGGAGACGACTTATATTTTTCATTACGTGGCCAATCCCAAGCACCAAGTGGCCATCCTCAACAATGCCATCGAGGCTTTCAAGAATGGCCGGCCAGTCTGTTACGATTAG
- a CDS encoding magnesium transporter CorA family protein: MSYTEYMIEYLHSTGEAIAPIQTLRSGSWLRCERPTEQEVSELLTLGMDEDMISDALDPHEVPRIEFDDEWTYLIARLPDTDDDFNDFTTPILFGIHKEYVVTLSRDSLGRLWQPFIDKTRVRTSRRIELVVAMIEAVSSQYQRRVATINRQMRAATDDIHTLRARDIVTLTEYERKLNDYLDALLPMNWAIERLIANRSLRLKDDDKDDVEDISIDLEQVISRCKSLLRTITNVRDSYRAVMDTRLNETIRLLTVITVALTIPTMVAGLYGMNVPLPAAESPVTFWVVIGGSALAALAIGYYFLKRR, encoded by the coding sequence ATGAGCTATACTGAGTACATGATAGAATATCTGCATTCAACAGGTGAAGCAATTGCGCCGATTCAGACATTGCGTAGCGGCAGTTGGCTGCGCTGCGAGCGACCGACCGAGCAGGAAGTATCCGAGTTGCTGACGCTGGGAATGGACGAGGATATGATTAGTGACGCGCTCGACCCGCACGAGGTGCCGCGTATTGAGTTTGATGATGAGTGGACGTACTTGATCGCCCGGCTACCGGATACGGACGATGATTTTAATGATTTTACCACGCCAATTTTGTTCGGCATCCACAAGGAGTATGTGGTGACATTGTCGCGCGATAGTCTGGGTCGGCTGTGGCAGCCGTTTATCGATAAGACGCGGGTGCGGACATCGCGGCGGATTGAACTGGTGGTGGCGATGATTGAGGCGGTATCAAGTCAGTACCAGCGGCGGGTGGCGACGATCAATCGTCAGATGCGGGCGGCGACTGACGATATTCATACCTTGCGGGCGCGTGATATCGTCACCTTGACTGAATATGAGCGCAAGTTAAATGACTACCTGGATGCCTTGCTGCCGATGAACTGGGCGATTGAGCGGCTGATTGCCAATCGCAGTTTGCGACTCAAGGATGACGACAAGGATGACGTCGAAGATATTTCCATCGACCTTGAACAGGTAATTAGCCGTTGTAAATCGCTGCTGCGAACCATCACCAATGTGCGTGATAGCTACCGGGCGGTGATGGACACCCGCCTGAATGAGACGATTCGGCTGCTGACGGTGATCACGGTGGCGCTGACTATTCCAACCATGGTGGCCGGGCTGTATGGCATGAATGTGCCCTTGCCGGCCGCGGAGAGTCCGGTGACCTTTTGGGTGGTTATCGGCGGCAGTGCGCTGGCAGCACTGGCGATTGGCTATTATTTTTTGAAGCGGCGCTGA
- a CDS encoding magnesium transporter CorA family protein — translation MTVGYFERRCMGDSLGRTHQFHRGVWAHVSGTLRPSELAEQFGLDENIVRDAADVRELPRMEYSGGIEYVFVRLPLVRDDAIKTAPLLAAVSKTQFVTINPANNFSPQAAEPFLTTTTDKPGALLAATIACVVAAYEQQIHDLAGNIAAARHRLSRHEVKNADFIEFVAIEDSLNEFHSSLEGLASVLGQLALNRRGLFTVRDLEALGDLVLHVKQLLVMVAANSQTITSIHNAYSTIANNVLNQRMKVLTAITILLAIPNVFYGMYGMNIALPFQGEAWAYPVITGFTVLLIGIVYIFAKRLRLF, via the coding sequence ATGACGGTGGGCTACTTTGAGCGGCGATGTATGGGTGATTCGTTGGGGCGAACGCATCAGTTTCATCGTGGCGTCTGGGCGCATGTCAGCGGCACGCTGCGCCCAAGCGAACTCGCCGAGCAGTTTGGCCTTGACGAAAATATCGTCCGTGACGCGGCCGATGTGCGCGAACTACCGCGGATGGAATATAGCGGCGGCATTGAGTACGTCTTTGTGCGGCTGCCGCTCGTTCGGGACGACGCTATAAAGACCGCGCCGCTGCTGGCTGCTGTATCGAAAACCCAGTTTGTGACGATTAATCCTGCTAATAATTTCTCGCCGCAAGCCGCTGAGCCGTTTCTCACGACCACGACCGACAAGCCCGGTGCGCTCCTCGCAGCGACTATCGCTTGTGTGGTGGCTGCGTATGAGCAGCAGATCCATGACCTTGCTGGTAATATCGCTGCGGCCCGGCACCGGCTGTCGCGCCATGAGGTAAAAAATGCTGACTTTATCGAGTTTGTAGCCATCGAAGATAGCCTCAACGAATTTCATTCAAGTCTCGAGGGCTTAGCCAGCGTGCTCGGCCAATTGGCGCTCAATCGCCGTGGTCTGTTCACGGTGCGCGACCTCGAGGCGCTGGGCGATCTGGTGCTGCACGTCAAGCAATTACTCGTCATGGTCGCCGCCAACAGCCAGACCATCACCAGCATCCATAACGCCTATTCAACCATCGCCAATAATGTCCTCAACCAGCGAATGAAAGTCTTGACCGCCATCACCATTCTCCTGGCGATCCCGAATGTGTTTTACGGTATGTACGGCATGAATATTGCCCTGCCGTTTCAGGGCGAGGCGTGGGCCTATCCGGTGATTACCGGGTTTACGGTGCTGCTCATCGGCATTGTATATATCTTCGCCAAGCGGCTGCGCTTGTTTTGA
- a CDS encoding MFS transporter, translating into MLHELSIRNKLIVMSAVMSALFLVALDQTIVSTALAAIVKEFNSFSSLGFIVTAYMLTTTVTVPLAGKLSDMYGRKPLLLAGVSIFTIGSLLSGLAPTVEWLIAWRALQGIGGGIITANAFTIVGDLFPPKERSKWQGLFGAVFGMSSVAGPLIGGWLTDGVSLFGMVSDWRWTFLINVPIGVIATVLIIRYCPQIKHDRTHKPDYLGALFITIALATLVLAVDNTEMIFKGLIERGVSLVLIQGVLLTISVLAALGFIVIERRAKQPILPLRFFANRTYSLIMAAASLFGAAFMGAILYLTQFNQQVFGATASQAGLMLLPMVAGIMTSSITVGRLVARTGKYKRWIVGGFGVTAASVAALTILQPESPYWHEAVVMALAGLGLGAAMPILTLVVQNEFTQKDLGAATSSVQLFRGLGSTIGAAVFSGVLTAGIVAHVGDPNQLPYIQSLQRSPAAQQMLSGELNADVLLRLNAQKETIAQAAAQGFERLPAPAQTRAKQQFNQQQEEFTDVILHAFADGLHQVFLISSGLMVVAMIMVMPVREKRLRG; encoded by the coding sequence ATGCTACACGAATTATCGATCAGAAATAAATTAATCGTCATGAGTGCGGTGATGAGCGCACTGTTTTTGGTGGCGCTGGATCAAACGATTGTCTCGACGGCGCTGGCGGCGATTGTCAAGGAATTTAATAGCTTTTCGTCGCTTGGCTTCATCGTGACTGCTTACATGTTGACCACCACGGTGACCGTGCCGCTGGCTGGTAAGTTGAGCGACATGTATGGCCGCAAGCCGCTGTTACTCGCCGGAGTGAGTATCTTTACCATCGGCTCGCTACTGAGCGGCCTGGCGCCGACAGTCGAGTGGCTGATTGCGTGGCGGGCGCTGCAGGGCATCGGCGGCGGTATCATCACTGCAAACGCCTTTACCATTGTCGGCGACCTCTTTCCGCCAAAGGAACGTAGTAAATGGCAAGGACTGTTTGGTGCGGTCTTTGGGATGAGTTCAGTAGCCGGGCCGTTAATCGGTGGTTGGCTGACAGATGGTGTGTCGCTATTTGGCATGGTCAGTGATTGGCGCTGGACGTTCTTGATCAATGTGCCGATCGGCGTGATCGCTACCGTGCTCATCATTCGCTACTGCCCGCAGATCAAGCATGACCGCACGCACAAGCCCGATTACCTCGGCGCGCTGTTTATCACCATTGCTCTGGCGACACTGGTGCTGGCGGTAGACAACACAGAGATGATCTTTAAGGGACTAATCGAGCGTGGTGTTAGCCTAGTGCTGATTCAGGGTGTGCTGCTGACGATATCAGTACTGGCGGCGCTGGGCTTTATTGTGATTGAGCGGCGAGCCAAACAGCCGATTCTGCCGCTACGGTTCTTTGCCAATCGGACATATAGTTTGATTATGGCGGCGGCTAGCCTGTTTGGCGCGGCCTTTATGGGGGCAATTTTATATCTAACACAGTTTAACCAGCAGGTGTTTGGCGCCACTGCCTCGCAGGCTGGGCTGATGCTGCTACCGATGGTAGCGGGTATTATGACGAGCTCGATCACGGTTGGCCGGCTTGTCGCTCGGACTGGCAAATATAAGCGCTGGATCGTCGGTGGCTTTGGCGTGACGGCGGCCAGCGTGGCGGCCCTGACTATCTTGCAGCCTGAGTCGCCATACTGGCATGAGGCAGTGGTGATGGCGCTGGCCGGGCTGGGCTTGGGGGCGGCGATGCCGATCTTGACCTTGGTGGTGCAGAATGAGTTTACGCAAAAAGACCTCGGTGCGGCGACCTCCAGTGTGCAGCTATTTCGTGGGCTGGGTTCGACAATTGGTGCGGCCGTGTTCTCTGGCGTGCTGACTGCTGGCATTGTGGCGCATGTCGGTGATCCTAATCAGCTGCCATATATTCAGAGTTTACAGCGCTCACCGGCTGCCCAGCAGATGCTGTCCGGCGAATTGAATGCTGACGTGCTGCTACGGCTAAATGCTCAAAAAGAGACGATCGCTCAGGCGGCAGCTCAAGGATTTGAGCGCTTGCCAGCACCGGCCCAGACCCGGGCAAAACAGCAGTTTAACCAACAGCAGGAGGAATTTACCGATGTTATTCTCCACGCCTTTGCTGATGGGCTGCATCAGGTATTTTTGATCAGTTCGGGGCTGATGGTTGTCGCGATGATTATGGTAATGCCGGTTCGGGAAAAGCGACTGCGCGGCTAA
- a CDS encoding ABC transporter ATP-binding protein, protein MAQPEPIITVDQLVKTYDGKNVVDSVSFEVQKGEIFGILGPNGAGKTTTLEMLEALRAIDGGTAIIDGIDVAKEPKHIKNIIGIQLQSTMFYDKLTLREQLKMFASLYGQTVDADALLAKVQLTDKAKSYVEQLSGGQKQRFAIASTLVNNPTVLFLDEPTTGLDPQARRNLWDLIKEIRDEGITIVLTTHYMDEAELLCDRLAIMDNGKIITIDTPHNLIKQLLARGFKKKQVVEQANLEDVFIDLTGKAIRD, encoded by the coding sequence ATGGCTCAACCCGAACCAATCATAACAGTTGACCAACTCGTCAAGACGTACGATGGCAAGAATGTCGTCGATAGCGTGTCGTTTGAGGTCCAGAAAGGCGAGATCTTTGGCATCCTCGGGCCAAATGGTGCTGGTAAGACGACGACGCTAGAGATGCTCGAGGCACTGAGGGCGATTGATGGCGGCACGGCGATCATCGACGGAATTGATGTTGCTAAGGAGCCGAAGCACATTAAAAACATCATCGGCATCCAGCTGCAATCGACGATGTTTTATGACAAGCTGACTTTGCGCGAACAATTGAAAATGTTTGCCAGCCTGTACGGACAAACGGTCGACGCCGACGCGCTGCTGGCCAAGGTGCAATTGACCGACAAAGCCAAAAGCTATGTCGAGCAGCTCTCAGGCGGGCAAAAGCAGCGCTTCGCCATCGCGTCGACGCTGGTTAACAATCCGACGGTGCTGTTCCTCGACGAGCCGACCACTGGCCTCGACCCGCAGGCTCGCCGCAATCTCTGGGATTTGATCAAAGAGATTCGCGATGAAGGTATTACTATCGTGCTGACGACTCATTACATGGACGAGGCCGAGCTGCTGTGCGACCGTTTGGCGATTATGGATAATGGCAAGATCATCACCATTGATACGCCGCATAATCTGATCAAGCAGCTACTGGCGCGCGGTTTCAAGAAAAAGCAAGTTGTCGAGCAGGCCAATTTGGAGGACGTATTTATTGACTTAACAGGAAAGGCGATTCGGGATTAG
- the arcC gene encoding carbamate kinase: MARTIVVALGGNALQRQGEASSQAQQRVADETIAQLLPLIQAGHRVAIVHGNGPQVGNIVLHEEAINTEAVPSLPLEDSGAMSQGLIGFWLQQAMHDALATRGVHDKYAVSIVTQTVVDQADPAFQNPTKPIGPFYSEEEAKKVQAERGYTVREDSGRGWRRVVPSPKPQEIVEAPVIKALVDAGVLVVSTGGGGIPVLRDASGQLSGVAAVIDKDFGAAKLADMLEADTLLILTSVDAAKINFGQPTEQALGEVSAEELQQHIDAGQFAAGSMLPKTQAALSFVAGASGRTAIITSLEKTADAINGVAGTRIKS; encoded by the coding sequence ATGGCACGAACCATTGTCGTCGCGCTTGGAGGCAATGCCCTGCAACGTCAGGGCGAGGCTTCGTCCCAGGCGCAGCAGCGAGTGGCTGACGAGACAATCGCCCAGCTCCTACCGCTGATTCAAGCCGGACACCGCGTAGCCATCGTCCATGGCAATGGCCCGCAGGTTGGTAACATCGTTCTGCATGAGGAAGCGATTAACACCGAAGCGGTGCCGAGCTTGCCGCTAGAAGATTCTGGTGCGATGAGTCAGGGGCTGATCGGCTTTTGGCTGCAGCAGGCGATGCACGATGCGCTGGCAACTCGCGGTGTGCATGATAAGTATGCAGTGAGTATCGTTACTCAGACGGTGGTTGATCAGGCTGATCCAGCATTTCAAAATCCGACCAAGCCGATCGGGCCATTCTATTCAGAAGAAGAGGCCAAAAAAGTGCAGGCCGAGCGTGGTTATACAGTACGTGAGGACTCGGGTCGTGGCTGGCGGCGCGTGGTGCCGTCACCGAAGCCTCAGGAAATTGTCGAGGCTCCCGTCATCAAGGCGCTGGTTGACGCCGGTGTGTTGGTGGTCTCGACTGGCGGCGGCGGCATTCCGGTGCTACGTGATGCATCGGGCCAACTGAGCGGCGTAGCTGCGGTAATTGATAAAGATTTTGGCGCGGCCAAGCTAGCGGATATGCTGGAGGCCGATACGCTGCTAATCCTGACGTCGGTTGATGCGGCCAAGATCAACTTTGGCCAGCCAACAGAGCAGGCGCTTGGCGAGGTATCGGCCGAGGAGCTGCAGCAGCACATTGATGCTGGGCAGTTTGCGGCCGGCTCAATGCTACCGAAGACCCAAGCGGCACTGAGTTTTGTGGCTGGTGCTTCGGGGCGCACGGCGATTATCACCTCGCTCGAAAAAACCGCTGATGCCATCAATGGTGTCGCCGGTACGCGCATCAAGAGTTAG